Below is a window of Leisingera sp. S132 DNA.
TCGGGCAGGGCAGAGGCGTCCTCGATCAGGTCGACCCGGAACACCCGGAAGGCCTCGCGGGTTTCGCACCAGGCGGTGAGGGTCCAGACCCGGCCCCAGTACTCCATGTGCAGCGGGCGGATTTTGCGCTCTGTCAGGGTGCCGTCGATGCGGCGGTATGTCAGCTGCAGTTTCTGGCGCGCTTTGATGGCAGCGCGCAGGGTTGGCATATGGGCAAGGGCGCGGGCGGCGTCCGAAAACGGATAGACCGCGAATTTCCAGGCGTCGGCCTCTGCGATGGTCTGCTCCGGCAGCACCGCGTCCACCTTGGCTGCCAGCGACAGCGCGGCAGCCTTCAGGTCCGGATCGGCGGCCTCAGCCACAATGGCCATGCCAAGGTTGAGCGCCTCCAGTTCCTCTGGCGTTAGGGTCAGCGGCGGCAGGCTGATCTGCTCGCGCACCATGTAGCCGACGCCGCGCTCGCCCTCCACCGGCACACCGGAGGCCACCAGCGTGTCCATGTCGCGGTAGATAGTGCGGGTGGAGACCTCCAGCCGTTCGGCGATGTCCTGGGCGCGGTGAAGCTTCCCGTCGCGCAGGATCTGGATGATTTCGAAAAGGCGGTCGGTGCGGCGCATGGGGCTAGCCTTTGCGCGGTGGCGTGAGGAGGTCAAGGGCTGCGCCCGGCCCGCAGGCGCAGCCTGCAGTGATTCCGGCCTTCAGGCGCAGCCCGGCAGGCTTAGGGCGTCATCTGCCACAGCACCTCTTCATGGCGCATGCTGGCACTGTCAGGCGCAAGGGCCGCCGCCACCTCCGGCGCGAAGTCCTGCTGCATGAAGGTCTGCGCCACCTGTTTTGCCGTTGCCATGTCCTTCCAGACCACATAGTCGGTCCACTTGCCGTCCTCGCCCTGGCTGAGCTGGCGTGTGACAAAGCCGTCCTGGGCGCGCACGAAGCCCTCGGTGCGCTGCATCAGCGCTGTGAAATCTGCGGGACTCACGCCATCGGCCAGTTTGAAGGTCACGATTTCGGCGACATGTTTGCTCATCACGTTTCTCCTTTGTTCATGTGATGGGCTGGATTTACCGCCTTGCAACTGACATAAACCTGTCAGTTGGATGCGGGCGGCCGGCAAAAACTTCGGATTCCCGCGCTTGCAGGCGCTTTCTGCGTGCGGAGTTGCTTTCGCTCAAAGCAGCGGCCGCGCTAAACCCGTAGCGAACAATTCCACCGGCGCCGCCAATCTGCGCCGGATCAAGTAAGTAGCGAACAATTCCACCGGCGCCGCCAATCTGCGCCGGATCAAGTAAGGAGAGACTCATATGCTCAACAACATCGGCCTGCCTGGCCTGCTGCTCATCGCTGTCGTGGTGCTGGTCCTGTTCGGCCGCGGCAAGATTTCCTCGCTGATGGGGGAAGTCGGCAAGGGCATCACCTCGTTCAAGAAGGGCATCAACGAAGGCACCAAGGAGCTGGAGCAGGACGCCGCTGACGCCGCCAAGGACGTCACCCCGGGAGCCGAATCTGCGACCGAAAAAGACAAGGCCTAAGCGCGGATGTTCGATCTTGGGTGGACCGAACTGCTGGTCATCGGCGTTGTCGCGCTGATCGTCGTCGGCCCCAAGGACCTGCCGGTGCTGTTCCGCAATGTGGGGCGGTTTGTCGGCAAGGCCAAGGGGATGGCGCGCGAGTTCAGCCGTGCGATGCATGACGCGGCGGATGAGGCCGGGGTCAATGAGGTCGCCAAGGGGCTGAAGGCTGCGTCGAACCCGATGAGCACCGCCATGGACGGGGTCAAGCAAGCCGCGCAGGAGATGGCGTCGTCGATCGA
It encodes the following:
- a CDS encoding twin-arginine translocase TatA/TatE family subunit, whose product is MLNNIGLPGLLLIAVVVLVLFGRGKISSLMGEVGKGITSFKKGINEGTKELEQDAADAAKDVTPGAESATEKDKA
- the tatB gene encoding Sec-independent protein translocase protein TatB, which produces MFDLGWTELLVIGVVALIVVGPKDLPVLFRNVGRFVGKAKGMAREFSRAMHDAADEAGVNEVAKGLKAASNPMSTAMDGVKQAAQEMASSIDPTKYDPESETGKLAAERAEDAKKIQASTARAAAERKAREAEEALAKAEAAEAALKPAAAKEEEAKS
- a CDS encoding YafY family protein — protein: MRRTDRLFEIIQILRDGKLHRAQDIAERLEVSTRTIYRDMDTLVASGVPVEGERGVGYMVREQISLPPLTLTPEELEALNLGMAIVAEAADPDLKAAALSLAAKVDAVLPEQTIAEADAWKFAVYPFSDAARALAHMPTLRAAIKARQKLQLTYRRIDGTLTERKIRPLHMEYWGRVWTLTAWCETREAFRVFRVDLIEDASALPELFVDEPGKRLQDYDPYGNSG